A DNA window from Zingiber officinale cultivar Zhangliang chromosome 3A, Zo_v1.1, whole genome shotgun sequence contains the following coding sequences:
- the LOC122052545 gene encoding uncharacterized protein LOC122052545: MLWPLAPTSGVAAEMKKSSAASSRSRSGTFTSPGTPTYRHGAGAAAYQKGWCSERVPLPAHNNRRYGGGGVLLQFANGRALPSKWEDAERWIFSPVSGDGVGRPFVQSHHRRPKSKSGPLGPPAGLGLRGSNYSLASPLVPCFDSGRVGNFAANSPFLAGVLIPERGFSGNGGRGRGNCRGGIGLVGGAMEGDGKANSTTGEPSMFRSASVHGWSDNLIESSSSIPSSQDGKFDCSREAASMISSSILRKDVATQMSTDGSTSSSPREKPSSPSSASASAIEELASHFSKLEVRDVQVDDSVTVTRWSRKHTAQDSNRQSPRIIRWKKTEGKTCAWDVSKTANSISEKKREEAKITAWENLQKAKAEAEIRKLEMKLEKKRSSSMEKILNKLRLAQSKAQEMRSDVAAFQENQVMRNKKASHFRKNGQIGSFSGCFTCHAF, translated from the exons ATGCTCTGGCCTCTGGCCCCCACTAGCGGCGTAGCAGCAGAGATGAAGAAGAGCTCCGCCGCCTCGTCTCGGAGCAGATCGGGCACGTTCACAAGCCCCGGAACGCCCACCTACCGGCACGGCGCTGGGGCGGCAGCGTATCAGAAGGGGTGGTGTTCAGAGCGAGTGCCTCTGCCGGCGCATAACAACCGGAGGTATGGTGGCGGCGGCGTCCTCTTGCAGTTTGCTAATGGAAGGGCTTTACCCTCCAAATGGGAGGATGCAGAGAGATGGATTTTTAGTCCCGTCTCAGGTGATGGAGTTGGAAGGCCGTTTGTTCAATCGCATCACCGGCGTCCCAAGTCAAAGAGTGGACCGCTTGGTCCTCCGGCGGGGCTTGGACTAAGAGGCAGCAACTATTCATTGGCTTCGCCGCTAGTACCTTGTTTTGACAGTGGCAGGGTTGGGAATTTTGCGGCGAACTCGCCGTTCCTAGCTGGAGTTCTTATTCCAGAACGGGGGTTTTCTGGCAATGGTGGTAGAGGAAGAGGAAACTGCAGAGGAGGAATAGGACTAGTTGGTGGTGCTATGGAAGGGGATGGAAAAGCTAATTCTACCACTGGGGAGCCTTCCATGTTCCGATCTGCTAGTGTCCATGGTTGGTCAGATAATCTTATCGAGTCATCGTCCTCCATTCCCAGTTCTCAGG ATGGCAAGTTTGACTGTAGCAGAGAAGCAGCATCTATGATCTCCTCTTCAATTTTAAGGAAGGATGTTGCAACTCAGATGAGCACAGATGGAAGCACTTCCTCCTCTCCCAGAGAAAAACCTTCTTCCCCCTCCTCTGCCTCAGCTTCTGCAATTGAGGAGCTAGCTAGCCACTTTTCAAAGCTTGAGGTCAGGGATGTGCAGGTAGATGACAGTGTTACTGTAACCAGGTGGTCCAGGAAACACACAGCACAAGACTCCAACAGGCAGTCACCAAGAATCATAAGGTGGAAGAAAACTGAGGGAAAAACTTGTGCTTGGGATGTTAGCAAGACGGCAAATTCTATTTCAGA GAAAAAGAGAGAGGAGGCCAAGATCACTGCATGGGAAAACCTGCAAAAGGCAAAAGCTGAGGCAGAGATCAGAAAACTAGAG ATGAAGCTAGAAAAGAAAAGATCTTCCTCGATGGAGAAAATTTTGAATAAGCTTAGATTGGCACAGAGTAAAGCTCAGGAGATGAGAAGTGATGTGGCTGCATTTCAAGAAAACCAGGTTATGAGAAATAAAAAGGCTTCACACTTCCGCAAGAACGGCCAGATCGGTTCTTTCAGTGGATGCTTCACGTGCCATGCCTTCTAG